A window from Onychostoma macrolepis isolate SWU-2019 chromosome 07, ASM1243209v1, whole genome shotgun sequence encodes these proteins:
- the sv2ba gene encoding synaptic vesicle glycoprotein 2Ba — protein sequence MDDPYQNNINQQGETYPTYGEGGEYTYPYQTDYPHQEEEDAASDATEGHDEDEQMYEGEYQGVPHPDEIKEARRAARREARMKARMAAEVEEETLPDQYESIMEDCGHGRFQWTLFTVLGLALMADGVECFVVSFALPSAEKDMCLSNADKGMLGLIVYVGMMIGAVLWGGLADKLGRRQCLLYALAINCIFSFLSCFAQSYGFFIFFRLCSGIGIGGSIPVVYTYYAEFLQMDKRGEHLSWLCLFWMLGGLYASFLAWGIIPHYGWGFSMGTEFQFHSWRVFVLVCFLPSVAALAGLVFMPESPRFLLETARHDEAWMILKQVHDTNWRAKGEPERVFQVSQIKMPEAQDDEFIEIQSETGTAFQRFMVRHMTLVKQVMKNLMSLAAPDLRLHGLFIAIVWFTMAFSYYGLGAWFPDQIKYLQFEEYESNVKLFHREKVERFHFNFTLQNQVHKEGEYIHDRFINIEIRNVKFEESLFENCYFEDIRSTDTFFENCTLKNTVFYNTDLWEDSKFINCKLENTTFLHPKKGCHLNFQEENDILIYLVSFLGSLSVIPGNIVAGLLMDKIGRLKIIGGSMLGSAVCTFFLLLCFSQWAVVFFQCLFFAAGAAAWNGIEVVTVELYPASKRATAFGVLNGTCKLAAIISTFTFGKFIGITKIIPIILSFSALVCGGLLAFKLPETREVILQ from the exons ATGGATGACCCTTaccaaaacaatataaaccagCAGGGAGAAACGTATCCCACATATGGAGAAGGAGGAGAGTACACCTACCCTTATCAGACAGACTACCCTCATCAGGAGGAGGAAGATGCTGCTAGTGATGCCACCGAGGGGCATGATGAAGATGAACAGATGTACGAGGGCGAGTACCAGGGCGTCCCTCATCCGGACGAGATCAAGGAGGCACGGAGAGCCGCCCGAAGGGAGGCCCGCATGAAGGCCAGGATGGCAGCTGAGGTGGAGGAGGAAACGTTGCCTGATCAATACGAGTCCATCATGGAAGACTGCGGTCATGGCCGCTTCCAGTGGACCCTCTTCACAGTGCTGGGTCTGGCCCTAATGGCTGATGGGGTGGAGTGCTTCGTAGTGAGTTTCGCCCTGCCCAGTGCTGAGAAGGACATGTGCCTGTCAAATGCTGACAAGGGCATGTTGG GTTTAATAGTGTACGTGGGGATGATGATCGGTGCTGTCCTGTGGGGCGGACTGGCTGATAAACTGGGCAGACGACAGTGTTTGCTCTACGCACTGGCCATCAACTGCATCTTCTCCTTCCTGTCCTGTTTCGCACAGAGCTACGGCTTCTTCATCTTCTTCAGACTCTGCTCAGGAATCGG GATCGGTGGATCAATCCCTGTTGTGTACACGTACTACGCTGAGTTCCTGCAGATGGATAAGAGAGGAGAACATCTCAGCTGGCTGTGCTTGTTCTGGATGCTCGGGGGACTGTACGCTTCCTTCCTCGCATGGGGAATCATCCCACATTATG GCTGGGGTTTCAGTATGGGGACAGAGTTCCAGTTTCACAGTTGGAGGGTGTTTGTGTTGGTTTGTTTCCTTCCCTCTGTGGCTGCTCTCGCTGGGCTGGTGTTCATGCCAGAAAGTCCCCGTTTCCTCCTGGAG ACTGCAAGACATGACGAGGCCTGGATGATCCTGAAGCAGGTCCATGACACCAACTGGAGAGCGAAAGGAGAGCCAGAGAGAGTGTTTCAA GTTTCACAAATAAAAATGCCTGAAGCACAGGATGATGAGTTCATAGAGATTCAGAGTGAAACTGGCACTGCCTTCCAGAGATTCATGGTCAGACATATGACCCTGGTTAAACAG GTCATGAAGAACCTGATGTCACTCGCCGCACCGGATCTCAGACTCCATGGTTTGTTCATTGCCATTGTGTGGTTTACGATGGCCTTCAG CTATTATGGCCTGGGAGCGTGGTTTCCTGACCAGATCAAGTACCTCCAGTTTGAGGAGTACGAGTCCAACGTCAAGCTCTTTCATCGTGAGAAAGTGGAACGCTTTCATTTCAACTTCACTCTGCAAAATCAGGTCCACAAGGAGGGCGAGTATATCCATGACAg GTTTATCAACATAGAAATAAGAAACGTGAAGTTTGAGGAATCACTCTTTGAGAACTGTTATTTTGAGGACATCAGATCAACAGACACCTTCTTTGAGAACTGCACCCTTAAAAACACAGTCTTCTACAATACTG ACCTGTGGGAAGATTCCAAGTTCATTAACTGTAAGCTGGAAAATACAACATTTCTGCACCCCAAAAAAGGCTGCCATCTAAATTTTCAAGAGGAAAATGACATCCTGATCTATCTAGTCAGCTTCCTGGGGAGTTTGTCTGTTATACCGGGCAACATCGTAGCAGGCCTATTAATGGATAAAATAGGAAGACTTAAAATTATAG gGGGATCCATGTTAGGTTCTGCAGTCTGCACGTTCTTCCTGCTCCTGTGCTTCAGTCAGTGGGCTGTCGTCTTCTTCCAGTGCCTGTTCTTTGCAGCCGGTGCTGCAGCTTGGAACGGCATTGAGGTCGTCACAGTGGAGCTCTATCCAGCCtcaaaaag AGCCACAGCTTTCGGTGTGCTGAATGGCACATGTAAACTGGCAGCTATCATCAGTACTTTCACCTTTGGAAAGTTTATCGGCATCACCAAGATCATCCCCATCATCCTGTCCTTCTCAGCGCTGGTGTGCGGAGGACTGCTGGCGTTTAAGTTACCTGAGACACGAGAGGTCATTCTTCAGTGA